A single genomic interval of Zingiber officinale cultivar Zhangliang chromosome 4A, Zo_v1.1, whole genome shotgun sequence harbors:
- the LOC121973804 gene encoding BTB/POZ domain-containing protein At3g49900-like: MRGWQELGVVDTIYEEDEDEDDESFNSLSFTPCASLSLTPSPDPSLERSVKEWTQATGVKPDVVVQVNGDLFHLHREPLVSHSGYFERHLAASSAVAVSPPSSMTAETFAGVAGFCYGGRVALSPTNLAAVWVAAEWLQMGGNDAGLVAQAESYFHREVVTSGEDPAATVLRSCAAFQLSPEAEAAAAAEVAASCVEVLAASGGRGDGRWTEDLAALSVEQFRRLAAAIRVRHMLDHDLLYRIVNHYLIGHDGELTEEEKVRICSNINCMNLSPGVLVHLVQNPCLPVRFVVQAMLVEQLHTRRLSLDRAAVACRGDRGAGEDDDIGDAVERVQPPPTLGAILQRDAARRYASQIRAAAEATSLRIESLERDLNGLRQRLRWSEEKRADMESVRSSSFRIVRGAEADEELALTAGKGSAPRSGGLGRRLMRGLRQLFQKTPEAGGQESSARSAGRDVEVAGKVRRGHRRNNSFS, encoded by the exons ATGAGAGGCTGGCAAGAGCTTGGCGTGGTGGACACCATCTAcgaagaagacgaagacgaagacgACGAGAGCTTCAATTCCCTCTCCTTCACGCCTTGTGCAAGTTTGAGTCTCACGCCTTCACCTGATCCATCCCTAGAGAGGAGTGTGAAAGAATG GACTCAGGCGACCGGAGTGAAGCCCGATGTTGTCGTCCAAGTTAACGGCGACTTGTTCCATCTTCACAGG GAGCCGTTAGTATCGCACAGCGGTTACTTTGAGCGGCACTTGGCGGCGAGCAGCGCGGTCGCCGTCTCCCCGCCGTCCAGCATGACCGCGGAGACGTTCGCCGGAGTGGCCGGCTTCTGCTACGGCGGCCGCGTGGCGCTGTCGCCGACCAACCTAGCGGCTGTCTGGGTCGCGGCGGAGTGGCTGCAGATGGGAGGCAACGACGCGGGGCTCGTCGCGCAGGCGGAGAGCTACTTCCACCGGGAGGTGGTCACTTCCGGCGAGGATCCTGCTGCGACGGTGCTCCGCTCCTGCGCGGCGTTCCAGCTGTCGCCGGAGGCGGAGGCAGCGGCGGCTGCGGAGGTCGCCGCTTCGTGCGTTGAGGTGCTGGCGGCGTCGGGCGGCCGCGGCGACGGGAGATGGACGGAGGATTTGGCGGCGCTGTCGGTCGAGCAGTTCAGGCGGCTCGCGGCTGCGATACGGGTGCGGCATATGCTCGACCACGATTTGCTCTACCGTATAGTTAACCATTATCTCAtt GGTCATGATGGCGAGCTGACGGAGGAGGAGAAGGTCCGGATCTGCTCCAATATCAATTGCATGAATCTTTCGCCGGGCGTGCTTGTCCATTTGGTCCAGAACCCGTGCCTCCCCGTCCGCTTCGTCGTCCAGGCCATGCTCGTGGAGCAACTCCACACCCGGCGCCTCAGCCTCGACCGCGCTGCCGTGGCTTGCCGCGGGGACCGCGGCGCCGGTGAGGACGACGACATAGGAGACGCGGTGGAGCGTGTGCAGCCGCCGCCCACGCTGGGGGCGATCCTGCAGCGGGACGCGGCGCGCCGGTACGCGTCGCAAATCCGCGCAGCGGCGGAGGCCACTAGCCTCCGCATCGAGAGCCTGGAGCGCGACCTCAACGGCCTCAGGCAGAGGCTGCGGTGGTCGGAGGAGAAGCGAGCGGATATGGAGTCCGTCCGGTCGTCCAGCTTCCGCATCGTTCGCGGCGCTGAGGCGGACGAGGAACTGGCGTTGACGGCGGGCAAGGGGAGCGCCCCGAGGAGCGGCGGGCTTGGGCGAAGGTTGATGCGGGGGCTAAGGCAGCTGTTCCAGAAGACGCCGGAAGCGGGCGGCCAGGAGTCAAGCGCCAGAAGCGCAGGCCGTGACGTGGAGGTGGCGGGCAAGGTGCGGCGCGGCCACCGGAGAAATAACTCCTTTAGTTGA